Proteins encoded by one window of Chryseobacterium foetidum:
- a CDS encoding type I restriction-modification system subunit M encodes MTQKSIKQLEIELWEAADELRANSKLTAAEYKDPLLGLILLRFAENKYEEAKEHLAESLPINPRTQQRREATKDDFAQAGAMQLPEKAQYSYLASLPESEDLAEAINTAMKLIETEYEDLAGILPKNYQELTPEDDSDNNLLANLIRIFNSDSVRNARGDVFGRVYEYFLMKLSMMGAGAQEGGEFFTPPSLVQLIVNFIQPDHGIIHDPACGSGGMFVQTAHFIKDTQNKSVNQAVTVYGTEYKSNNTRLAKMNLAIHGIEGKIANNNSFYSDPHELIGKCDFLMANPPFNVDKVDAKNKFLAEDKRLPFGAPLTGKGTIGNANYLWIQYFMSYLNPTGRAGFVMASSATDAGNAEKRIREELIKTGNVDCIVSVSNNFFYTRSLPCHLWFFDKGKPKANKDKILMIDARNVYRKVSTTINDFSEEQLEGLTAIMALYRGEKPKVAKDNAWFNEYFPDGTYRDVEGLCKVVDLEEVAEQDYSLTPGRYVGVNIDIDMDFDYKTRMQELHSELAELNTEANQLMNQIQTFKL; translated from the coding sequence ATGACTCAAAAAAGTATAAAACAACTCGAAATAGAACTGTGGGAAGCTGCGGACGAATTAAGAGCCAACTCAAAACTGACTGCTGCGGAATACAAAGATCCTTTATTGGGATTAATTTTACTCCGTTTTGCTGAAAATAAATATGAAGAAGCCAAAGAACATTTGGCGGAAAGTTTACCCATCAACCCCCGAACTCAACAAAGACGTGAAGCTACCAAAGATGACTTTGCGCAAGCTGGTGCAATGCAATTGCCCGAAAAAGCACAATACAGTTATTTGGCTAGTCTGCCTGAAAGCGAAGATTTAGCTGAGGCCATCAACACGGCGATGAAACTGATTGAAACTGAGTATGAAGATTTAGCGGGTATTTTACCTAAAAATTATCAGGAACTCACGCCCGAAGATGATTCTGATAATAACCTCTTAGCAAATTTGATTCGTATTTTCAACAGCGATTCGGTGCGCAATGCAAGAGGTGATGTGTTCGGTAGAGTGTACGAATATTTTCTGATGAAACTCTCGATGATGGGAGCTGGTGCGCAGGAAGGTGGCGAATTTTTTACACCGCCGTCTTTGGTACAACTAATTGTGAATTTTATTCAGCCAGATCACGGGATTATTCACGATCCTGCTTGTGGATCGGGCGGAATGTTCGTACAAACCGCACATTTTATTAAAGACACCCAAAACAAAAGTGTGAACCAAGCCGTAACGGTTTATGGTACCGAATACAAAAGCAACAACACGCGTTTGGCGAAAATGAACTTAGCTATTCACGGAATTGAAGGAAAGATTGCTAATAACAATTCCTTTTATTCCGATCCGCACGAGTTGATTGGGAAATGTGATTTCCTGATGGCGAATCCGCCGTTTAATGTAGATAAAGTAGATGCTAAAAATAAATTTTTGGCAGAAGATAAACGTTTGCCTTTTGGTGCGCCGCTGACCGGAAAAGGAACGATTGGAAATGCCAATTATCTCTGGATTCAGTATTTTATGTCTTACCTCAACCCGACGGGTCGCGCAGGATTTGTAATGGCTTCTTCTGCGACTGATGCAGGAAATGCAGAGAAAAGAATTCGCGAAGAACTGATAAAAACCGGCAATGTAGATTGTATTGTTTCGGTGAGCAATAATTTTTTCTATACCAGAAGTCTGCCTTGTCATCTTTGGTTTTTTGATAAAGGAAAACCGAAAGCGAACAAAGATAAAATCCTGATGATCGATGCCAGAAATGTGTATAGAAAAGTAAGCACCACCATCAATGATTTTTCTGAGGAACAGTTGGAAGGCTTAACTGCAATAATGGCGCTTTACCGTGGCGAAAAACCTAAAGTTGCTAAAGACAATGCTTGGTTTAATGAATATTTCCCTGATGGAACGTATCGTGATGTAGAAGGTTTGTGTAAAGTGGTAGACTTGGAAGAAGTGGCAGAACAAGATTACAGCCTTACACCGGGACGATATGTTGGGGTAAATATCGACATTGATATGGATTTTGATTATAAAACCCGAATGCAGGAATTGCACAGCGAATTAGCTGAGCTGAATACTGAAGCCAACCAATTGATGAATCAAATTCAAACTTTTAAGTTATGA